In Pseudophryne corroboree isolate aPseCor3 chromosome 2, aPseCor3.hap2, whole genome shotgun sequence, the sequence CAGATTTTCTGTGTATGAACTCCAAAGTGAGCAACTGAGTAGCCAGCTCCCTGTCACCGCCCAGGACTGCCCATACTTAACCACTCTCTGGCTGCCTCATGGTGTGTTTCTTTCCTTCCCTAATCACACCTACAGTATAATCTacctcattggggtaaatttactaagattcgtattttcccgtttcaggtcaaagttcaatcacgaatgacatcgaaagtgtaaaactgcaactttttgaattgattacgactaatttactaagctgtcgtattcgggtttttcttttgttccgatgtcgatgtcattcgtggttttcagctgtagaatgcggccgattttgttgttttgcggccgtgtttgtggggtttttttacgactgcgtcacatgtctgttacggcagtgattttgatattgcggccgcgtttttagtcctaagtttcgtttttgtcacgcgtccgtgattggttgtattcgtgaaggaggagtgtctgtgcatattactataaaaccgccccaaagacactgcacctcgtgggtttagctagtggagaggagagaggaaggtgtatttggagttggtgagtttggtggtgtttttggtggatttggagaggagttttgtgattgttgagtgctgtactgtgtgtgtaagtagtcttgtcatatttgtagtattgttttttcacagtttgtcaacttttttgtccttgttttttttttatagtcttttgtcattgtttgtgagtgagtgagtgagcgtgtgtgttggctgtgtggtgtgtagtagtagtagtagtggaggagtgtgttttttgtattgatttttctgtgttttgtgtcgtttgtcctcatgtcagactcagaggtcagtgtggtggcggaggttagtgaggtggaggctggtagtgaggtggaggctgttagtgaggtggaggctgttagtgaggtggagggggttagtgagagggaggaggttagtgaggaggaggaggagggggtgcctgttgctgcattctccagtgatagtgatggtgttgtggctccgcagccacgcaccactaccaagactggcaggaatattaagttcagctatgctgaaaacatggcgttggtgcgtgagctgatgaagcaccatcgccaattgtttggtcaggatgctggcaaggtgtcctcccacaggaagtctgtcctgtgggggcaagtaatagttgccgtcaatagtgagggtgtggtgaggcggactgaggacacgtgtcgcaagaggttctatgacataaagcggcgtgtcaaggccaagatggccaaagaggcaaaatcagcccgcaaaaccggaggtggcccccctttccgggcaacctatcgggagtgggaggagcctgtgcgggcactgattcctgcagaagtggtgtctgcaactcatgtccgggattcggaccgacccacgcaggatggtgagttggataTTTGTTAAATATTGTAAAATGTCCTCAAAAtgataatgttgttttttttaaaggttaaaggatgcaaaaattgttggtcatgtattgcaggcctatgcacccttaaggtgtgtttgtgtttagaaactgcattttccatcttgccttggctgtagctttttattttttattggcaaaaacaggtgcaatgcctgctggtatgtgtatttgcaataattattatgagatattgcttggacatcggtgttgtatctaatagcatttttttttattttattttttttgaaaaaaaaaaaggtttctacaaattcaaataaacattttggttcaatttgcaagtattcaatctatgcaatatctgacacataattctcaaatgtaacagatttatttggtgcaacaccatgtacattttgatatacaccacaaattaaggaagcacgaagatcttaagcagaaattagtttaatttacaatacctaatagatgggtacagtacactaaggctttgcagttagaaTTTTTACACAAAGTATGGTAATAATGTTTtcgccactttttcaacagtccgacagaccagccggccagacaggcctcagacaactcaggatgatgctgggattgcaggtaagaattcactgtagtcacatattctgcaaacacatagaagtacaaaatattaatgtttatatattctcataggttctgcttctgtaagcctacctcctctaaggcgcccatcacagggctcggggcacttacccaggaggccaagtaagacacggcgtcttggcacggaatctgcggctccatcttccccacccaggcggcgcatttctgcagtgtcaccccagccaccactggcactattggcgagtccacagagtgatgagccccgatcacctcagttatctggtgagtcaaaacagaaactaaacacatagcaaataatctacacagtacagttactatgttgtgagttggagttgagattacatgtttgccataacaagcaatgtgatgttacgtcttcaattgttaaaggtgcaaatgcttaatttttcaatgtcttagtggttgatatcgccaacatcatttttaaaaaagaacatacatttgtaaatattttgaccacacacgtgcacataaaaataaaaataaaataaaaatgacttttttcaaaaacaccctccacaacattatagtgttcacacacctcccctgtccggtatgtagactgcttacttgctccgctcctctggactatccaggtaagcagtctatatcgtggacaggggaggtgacataacactgtaatgctgtggaggggaggtagttaggtgaggattccgcaagtctgtctatgtgcacgcctgtgatggtatatatgttttttgagAACAAACAAATTATAAGTTAAGAAAAACAACTCTAAAAACTtgagaaatggagtattatgaatgtagtaatgtttagaactagcaaatatatttttagaaaagtaaacattgcatgttggccaccccatacagagccaagcttgatggccgacgtggaccagcagggacaagaccaacaggcaaccttcacactgcaactaacacctgttgacccgagccagccaatacagctgcaggatatcccccaagcctccatgagtccacaactggcacaagctccaccccagccacaaataccagatgacttttggtccagttggacaagccaacaggcccaaagcaatgccagcctgaccgcacatacctaacaccttgccagtctgccccatcatctaccgcgcattagtcgcaactcgggcagactgattgtccaagtaggccgaatcgcaacatcgatggagcaaatacgggcagacaacaaccaaatgctggctcatttaacgcgcatcattgatgagcaacagcgccaccaACAAACACTCGtacaactaatacagcacaaccaggttgtgaatgagtctttatcccggattgtagccagccacactgcaaccaacacacaactgaatgcaagcataaataatttgagcaacaacataacattgatggcagctcaacaagtgacctccagctctggaaccacgacccctatccaaacgccagtaacctcccctgttcggcgttcctcccaagcacgtgccagtgagccagcacaaagcacagcacccagcacacacaagcggaaaaaataagacTTTTGAAAAATTTGAGTAACGCAATAAAAATTTAGTTTtgtcaaacacacaacttcctgtgtccgtctcaaacattgtagaagctgctatgtatctatgtatgtttttcatgggtaatgtctgaaaatgtattgataacataaactaagtacaatgtacacaccactataaacaacaaacagtaagtaacaaaacacacaattgattgtattgcaaagtgtttagtcaaggataattacatcctacaaaaacttaccagaaaaataccgctggatcacttcttgccgtacctgcctccctacatatgtactcacactgtcaccagatgtttctaactcctctgcttgctgactgctttctccctcatcatgtgccagatgtggacttaaacacagattatggagaaaacagcagcagaacacaattctagttacctttgagggactatacaacaaaaggcctgcagatttatccagacaccgaaaccgtgacttcagcacaccaaaacatctttctatcacattccgcgtagccttatgtgcatgattgtaactgtgttcagcaggagaatcaggttgggacaatggagtaaggggccaagagtagcagccgtaacccccatcacctgaaaaacagatatagtcaacattagtacatgtgttagaTTATTCATTCCCCTAGtcaaaactcgagtttgtggttaaaagacatacacacaaaacattttaaacatacccaacagccagccatcaggcatttgtccgtcctcaaatttatcgaagagcgatgactgactgaggatgaaggagtcatggcagccaccagggtaacctgcaacaacactcataattttaaagtttgcatcacagaccacctggacattagttgattgggccagatgtctattcgtatatatgtattggcggcccctaggtgatctcagctgaacgtgtgtgcaatctatggcccccagcacattgggcatgccagcaagctcatagaaagctaccctgacagcacgccactccgactcctgggtagggaagcagattgaggcattaatatgtggatccaagacatccaaaacctgagtggacattaaacaagctaaggtgagtgtcatgttaggtattctatacaatactgtgttgtttgtacttacagaagcaacacttagacataaccggctatgtattttttgactcacctgattcaaatatcttgaaaaggtgggctgtgagataccaatcacgtcgcctgccacagcctggaagctcccagtagccataaagtgtaacacagccaggagtttgtgtaggcctgagacagagcgagagcgtgctgtctcagggtctaggcccagtttgacaaggtcatacaggcggaaaatgttggttctatttaggcgggacatctgtatgaccctatcatcggacaatgcgtttaagtttaaacgacctctaaaaaaacgaggctggcgcagcctccgcggcacctggacaacctgctgaccatgttcacttacctgggcctgatttctggaagcctcatggagcagtctaaggtatcccacagcaaacataaattcattggcacacaccacagccgccatttcagagtgatagaatttcaaaatgtgcctggaacacttttatagggccaaacattcaggtgtgagtaatggataattgagtacacatgtaaacacgcttttcaaaagcagccgcgttttttttaggacttttttacgaattgtaattttacacggccgcaaatgcattttcacggcagatattacaattacgaatggttagtaaatgaccgagattcatatctaaacaggcgtattttgaccgatggtgtattcattcgtgatttttaccttgaacttccaaaatattacgaatgcccacatcactgccgtgatttgagtttagtaaattaccgagatgacactttgatgaaaaaacggcatctcggtcaaaatcgggagcttagtaaatttaccccattgtctcctTTCTGATTCTTTGCTCCAACAACTTTCTGTTTTCCTCCACAAAATATTTAAGATGATGCATCAATCAACagattccattccatctggctcaCTATTAGGCAAGGGGACTCACTGCCCATGATGATGGGTGTTCTTCCTCAGTTGGTTTTAAGTGAGGTGGAGGTGTTGGATAACATACCCATAGGAGGTGGCTCCTGCTGCGTTCACACATAACAGTCCCAAGTCTATGCAACCCAACAGGTGTCTGGATGAGTACAGTCTCCCCAGGGGACAATGGTCTTCAGCGATGAGATGTTATATCATGAGTGGCTTTGAGCTGCAATCTGGAGTTCTGCAGATCATCTTGCATGTTGTTCTCAACTTGTCTAAATTTTAACTTGCTGGTAGGAATGATTGTGCGGGTGCAAGGCACAGGGCTGGAGAGGGAAGTCCATCTCTCAGAGTATTTCTCATATTGAGGACCACCATAACACATAAGAACCATCTCTATAACATTTTTCTAACAGGGGCTTCGCAGAACATACTGACCTTTCTGCTAGTTTGTTGGACTGTGGATAGCGATGACTGCTGGTGATATGTGATATGTCCCATTCACTTGTGAAAGTCTGGAATTCACTACTCATGAACTGCATGGCATTGTCAGTAAGTAGCTTGTGTGGAATGACATGTGTCTTAATTTTGTTGATGATTGTGAAACTTTGTGTAGAAATCTctctaaaaaaaaacagaatttgAATCCACTAACACAAGGTGCTCTTTTCCCCTCCATTCAGAGATCTGCAGCAATGATGGACGAAGGGAGGTCTGGAACCTCATGGAGAGTGGCAGTACCTAGTCATGATGGGCCCGTAAAGCATTAAAGTGGGCACAGATGGAGACAACCAGCTCAGTGTCAGCAGCCACAGAGGGCCAAAACAGGGCATCCTTAACCTGCTTTATGGTGGCCTCATGTCTGGGGTGCCACTGGTGGGCCTGCTGAGCTAAGAAACCTTGAAAGGGCATAAGGTATCACAAAATTTTGACCTTGCAGGAGAATGCTATATGAGAGGGTTAATTCCTTGATTAAGGCAAAGAAAGACTTAATGTCATGGGACAGTTCCCTGGATCGAGAAGACCAGTCATGCAGGACTATACAAGACAACCATTGACAGAAGTCATTCCTGAGTGTCATATCAGAGATTCATCATGCACCTGGAGAAGATGACATCAATCTCATTGACATCCAGGTCATAATTAGCATCGGAGACACTAGATTCCAAGATGTGAACAGGTGATAAGACATCATTTGTACACCACAACCAGATGGTACCTTTGGAGCTTGAGcatgaaaaggagatttatggtagacttaccattgttaaatctctttctgtgaggtacactggattccacagggaataacattggggtgtagagttggatcttgatccgaggcaccaacaggctaaaaactttggctgttcccaggatgcaccgcaccgccttctctatataacccctcctccatgcacaggagctaagttttgttaaccagtccaatgcagtagcaggtaaagagacggtagatgttagtcacatagaaccacgttctcacaacaggagaagggaccagctgctaatgccatacaaacctaaagaagctaagtgcgtcagggtgggcgccttgtggaatccagtgtacctcgcagaaagagatttaataattgtaagtctaccataaatctcgttttctgcagcggggtacactggtattccacagtgaataacatcggggatgtcctaaagcagtttctcaagggaggggacgcactgtagcgggcacaagaacccggtgtccaaaggaggcatcctgggaggcagaagtatcaaaggcatagaacctgatgaacgtgttcactgaggaccaggtagccaccttgcacaattgttctgtggatgcgccatggcgggccgttcaagaaggtccaacagaccaagtagaatcggccttgatagcagcatgagctgggagaccagcctgcgcataagcttgtgcaatcaccattctaatccatctggccaaggtttgcttgtttgcaggccagccacgtttgtgaaaaccaaacagtacgaagagggaatcagacctccgaacagaggcagtcctctccacatacagtattagcccgtaccacatccaaagacctttctttggaagacaaaccaggagagataaaggccagaa encodes:
- the LOC134986909 gene encoding uncharacterized protein LOC134986909 → MAKEAKSARKTGGGPPFRATYREWEEPVRALIPAEVVSATHVRDSDRPTQDVRQTSRPDRPQTTQDDAGIAGSASVSLPPLRRPSQGSGHLPRRPSKTRRLGTESAAPSSPPRRRISAVSPQPPLALLASPQSDEPRSPQLSEPSLMADVDQQGQDQQATFTLQLTPVDPSQPIQLQDIPQASMSPQLAQAPPQPQIPDDFWSSWTSQQAQSNASLTAHT